cccaccgtcaccctgccttcaccccacagTCATCCTGCCTTCAACCCACCgtcaccctgccttcaccccacggtcatcctgccttcaccccacggtcaccctgccttcaccccacggtcatcctgccttcaccccacggtcatcctgccttcaccccacggtCACCCTGCCTTCACTCCACAgtcaccctgccttcaccccacggtcatcctgccttcaccccacggtcaccctgccttcaccccacggtcatcctgccttcaccccacggtcaccctgccttcaccccacggtcaccctgccttcaccccaccgtcaccctgccttcaccccacagtcatcctgccttcaccccaccgtcaccctgccttcaccccacggtcatcctgccttcaccccacggtcaccctgccttcaccccacggtcaccctgccttcaccccacggtcatcctgccttcaccccacggtcaccctgccttcaccccacggtCATCCTACCTTCACCCCACCgtcaccctgccttcaccccacggtcaccctgccttcaccccacagTCACCCTACCTTCACCCCACAGTCATCCTACCTTCACCCCACggtcaccctgccttcaccccacagTCATCCTACCTTCACCCCACAGTCatcctgccttcaccccacagtcaccctgccttcaccccacggtcaccctgccttcaccccacggtcaccctaccttcaccccacggtcaccctgccttcaccccacagTCATCCTACCTTCACCCCACAGTCatcctgccttcaccccacagtcaccctgccttcaccccacggtcaccctgccttcaccccacagTCATCCTACCTTCACCCCACCgtcaccctgccttcaccccacggtcatcctgccttcaccccacggtcaccctgccttcaccccacagTCATCCTACCTTCACCCCACAGTCatcctgccttcaccccacagtcaccctgccttcaccccacggtcaccctgccttcaccccacagTCATCCTACCTTCACCCCACCgtcaccctgccttcaccccacggtcatcctgccttcaccccacagTCATCCTACCTTCACCCCACCgtcaccctgccttcaccccacggtcaccctgccttcaccccacagTCATCCTACCTTCACCCCACAGTCatcctgccttcaccccacagtcaccctgccttcaccccacggtcaccctgccttcaccccacagTCATCCTACCTTCACCCCACCgtcaccctgccttcaccccacggtcatcctgccttcaccccacagTCATCCTACCTTCACCCCACCgtcaccctgccttcaccccacggtcaccctgccttcaccccacagTCATCCTACCTTCACCCCACCGTCACCCTACCTTCACCCCACggtcaccctgccttcaccccacagTCATCCTACCTTCACCCCACAGTCatcctgccttcaccccacagtcaccctgccttcaccccacggtcaccctgccttcaccccacagTCATCCTACCTTCACCCCACCgtcaccctgccttcaccccacggtcaccctgccttcaccccacagTCATCCTACCTTCACCCCACCgtcaccctgccttcaccccacggtcaccctgccttcaccccacagtcaccctgccttcacccAACAGTCATCCTACCTTCACCCCACggtcaccctgccttcaccccacagTCATCCTACCTTCACCCCACAGTCatcctgccttcaccccacagtcaccctgccttcaccccacggtCACCCTACCTTCACCCCACCgtcaccctgccttcaccccacggtcaccctgccttcaccccacggtcaccctgccttcaccccacggtcaccctgccttcaccccacagTCATCCTACCTTCACCCCACAgtcaccctgccttcaccccacagtcaccctgccttcaccccacggtcaccctgccttcaccccacggtcaccctgccttcaccccacagTCATCCTACCTTCACCCCACAGTCatcctgccttcaccccacagtcaccctgccttcaccccaccgtcaccctgccttcaccccaccgtcaccctgccttcaccccacggtcaccctgccttcaccccacagTCATCCTACCTTCACCCCACAGTCATCCTACCTTCACCCCACAGTCatcctgccttcaccccacagtcaccctgccttcaccccaccgtcaccctgccttcaccccaccgtcaccctgccttcaccccacggtcaccctgccttcaccccacagtcatcctgccttcaccccacggtcaccctgccttcaccccacagTCATCCTACCTTCACCCCACAgtcaccctgccttcaccccacggtCACCCTACCTTCACCCCACCgtcaccctgccttcaccccacggtcaccctgccttcaccccacggtcaccctgccttcaccccacggtcaccctgccttcaccccacagTCATCCTACCTTCACCCCACAGTCatcctgccttcaccccacagtcaccctgccttcaccccacggtcaccctgccttcaccccacagTCATCCTACCTTCACCCCACCgtcaccctgccttcaccccacggtcatcctgccttcaccccacggtcaccctgccttcaccccacggtcatcctgccttcaccccacggtcatcctgccttcaccccacggtcaccctgccttcaccccacagtcaccctgccttcaccccacggtcatcctgccttcaccccacggtCACCCTGCCTTCATCCCACGGTCatcctgccttcaccccacggtcaccctgccttcaccccacggtcatcctgccttcaccccacggtcaccctgccttcaccccacggtCATCCTACCTTCACCCCACCgtcaccctgccttcaccccacggtcaccctgccttcaccccacagtcaccctgccttcaccccacagTCATCCTACCTTCACCCCACggtcaccctgccttcaccccacagTCATCCTACCTTCACCCCACAGTCatcctgccttcaccccacagtcaccctgccttcaccccacggtcaccctgccttcaccccacggtCACCCTACCTTCACCCCACCgtcaccctgccttcaccccacggtcaccctgccttcaccccacggtcaccctgccttcaccccacggtcaccctgccttcaccccacagTCATCCTACCTTCACCCCACAGTCatcctgccttcaccccacagtcaccctgccttcaccccacggtcaccctgccttcaccccacagTCATCCTACCTTCACCCCACCgtcaccctgccttcaccccacggtcatcctgccttcaccccacggtcaccctgccttcaccccacagTCATCCTACCTTCACCCCACCgtcaccctgccttcaccccacagTCATCCTACCTTCACCCCACggtcaccctgccttcaccccacagTCATCCTACCTTCACCCCACAGTCatcctgccttcaccccacagtcaccctgccttcaccccacggtCACCCTACCTTCACCCCACCgtcaccctgccttcaccccacggtcaccctgccttcaccccacggtcaccctgccttcaccccacggtcaccctgccttcaccccacggtcaccctgccttcaccccacagtcaccctgccttcaccccacagtcaccctgccttcaccccacggtcaccctgccttcaccccaccgtcaccctgccttcaccccacggtcaccctgccttcaccccacagtcatcctgccttcaccccacagtcaccctgccttcaccccacagtcaccctgccttcaccccacggtcaccctgccttcaccccacggtcaccctgccttcaccccacggtcaccctgccttcaccccacggtcatcctgccttcaccccacggtcaccctgccttcaccccaccgtcatcctgccttcaccccaccgtcaccctgccttcaccccacagtcatcctgccttcaccccacagTCATCCTACCTTCACCCCACGGTCacctgccttcaccccacggtcaccctgccttcaccccacggtcaccctgccttcaccccacggtcaccctgccttcaccccacggtcaccctctcttcaccccacggtcaccctgccttcaccccacggtcaccctgccttcaccccacggtcaccctgccttcaccccacggtcaccctgccttcaccccaccgtcaccctgccttcaccccacggtcaccctgccttcaccccacggtcaccctgccttcaccccaccgtcaccctgccttcaccccacggtcaccctgccttcaccccaccaTCACCCCGCCACACCACAGCTCCAGAGGGTTCAGTTAAGCTGCCTGCAGCTGGACCCTGGCTTTGTGAGACAGACTTCCTTTGCATatgaaatattaacatattaatGAGCCAGCCAGCTGTGATAGGAGGTGTTTCCAGGCAGAGGAGGGAACCAGGCTGTACCTTGATGTTCCACAGGTCTGAGAAGAATCTCTGGCGCTTCCTGGTGCCCATCGGCGTGTTGTGGAGCGACAGCGCCACTCGCTTTGCCACTCGCTTGTCTCTGAACTCCACCCAACCTTCAATGAAGTCACACCTTCTGGAGCCAgacttcttcctcttcctcctcacctGGCGGTCTGCAGGATTAATGTAGACAGGTTATCAACCAGCAGGACCTTCAACAAGAGTTTAATGCAGCTTCACTCTGGACCTTAGAACTGGGCCAGAAAGGATTTCTGAAGATATTTTATTCTCAACAGAGGCAGAAGGAGGCTAGAACAGTCCTCTCCTGCAGCAGCTATAAGCTAGGTAGCAGCTCATGGTAATGCTAAGTAAACATTAAGCTGGATGTTTCCACTCTTAGTCTGGTTTGTCAGCTGAACTAGGTACCGGTTAGCCGGACCTACAGGACTACAGGGCTTGTTGTTGGCAGGTCAGCTGAAGTAAAAACTTCAGTAAGTATAAATTGCTCTGATGGCAGCAGCCCGAACCCAGGACACTCGGTACCGTGCGGGTGTCAGAGATGAAAGGATGACAAATATTACATCtactttttgtattatttttttattatcgtcttattttaataaaaatagaataaaacaaaatactcaCGTTAatctgcataaaaataaaaagcacatcTAACCTTCCTTCTAAATAACAGATGATGTTTTCTACTGGGACAGATATAAGGCAATTTAGGATTTTTCAGCTGGGAACCAAAAGACATGGAGAGGGACACTTTTAGAAGGACGCACGGCAGGTGTGCCACAGAGCACCTGATTCTTGCCGAGACGTGGGTAAGTTTTAAGGAGAAATATTCTCCATTTAGCAACAGTGAAGACGTAAGTGCTTCACTCTGTGTTCATTAGCTGCTGGTAAATTACTAGTTCCAGTGAAATGGGATTTTATTCTGAGAAAATATGGGCCTGGGAGCATTGCATGTATGAATTAATGATTATTATTTGTGTtggttaattatttaattaattttatgcCACTATattgtacttttcctattatgtctcttttttgttttatgtgaagcactttgaatcgtcttgctactgaaatgtacaataaataaacttgccttactGTAACATTCATGATGAAGTTATGATAACAGAACAATTTCATATCAGAATCGGCTTTATTAGACCAGTTGGTTCAAACAAGCAAGGAACTAACCTGGGTTTCTTGTTTTATATCCAGAACCCacttttaaagattaaaatgcatgtttttgagTGGGAGGCGTGGTCTAGTCCAAGTCTGATGTATTCCAGCAGTTTATATTCAGTTTAAGTTACACAAACTGCTAAAAATCTGGTCAGAAATTATCGAAGGAGAATCAGGATAAAATCTGgatttttacaataaaacaactatgacaaaatatttttatcatatTGCCCAACAGGAAACATCTTGAATCTGATCGGGTTTTATACTGGTTCCAGTGCCTAACCAGAGCCGGTTCTGGAGCCAGTTCTTTACAGGTTCTATTAGAGAACCGGTTTGGCTTCCTACAACCCACAAGTCGGCTCAGAACCACATCACTGTCTCACTAAGAACGTATCAAGCAGTAAATGTTTGGACCTCTCTGTTCTAGAAGAGGATCATAGAACAGAGAGAAGATGCAGAATTTATTCCAAAGCAGAATCTGTAGTATTCATGTAGTACCCATCTGTAGTATTCATGTAGTACCCATCTGTAGTATTCATGTAGTACCCATCTGTAGTATTCATGTAGTACCCATCTGTAGTATTCATGTAGTACCCATCTGTAGTATTCATGTAGTACCCATCTGTAGTATTCATGTAGTACCCATCTGTAGTATTCATGTAGTACCCATCTGTAGTATTCATGTAGTACCCATCTGTAGTATTCGTGTAGTACCCATCTGTAGTATTCGTGTAGTACCCATCTGTAGTATTCATGTAGTACCCATCTGTAGTATTCGTGTAGTACCCATCTGTAGTATTCGTGTAGTACCCATCTGTAGTATTCATGTAGTACCCATCTGTAGTATTCATGTAGTACCCATCTGTAGTATTCGTGTAGTACCCATCTGTAGTATTCATGTAGTACCCATCTGTAGTATTCATGTAGTACCCATCTGTAGTATTCATGTAGTACCCATCTGTAGTATTCATGTAGTACCCATCTGTAGTATTCATGTAGTACCCATCTGTAGTATTCATGTAGTACCCATCTGTAGTATTCATGTAGTACCCATCTGTAGTATTCATGTAGTACCCATCTGTAGTATTCATGTAGTACCCATCTGTAGTATTCATGTAGTACCCATCTGTAGTATTCATGTAGTACCCATCTGTAGTATTCATGTAGTACCCATCTGTAGTATTCATGTAGTACCCATCTGTAGTATTCATGTAGTACCCATCTGTAGTATTCATGTAGTACCCATCTGTAGTATTCGTGTAGTACCCATCTGTAGTATTCATGTAGTACCCATCTGTAGTATTCGTGTAGTACCCATCTGTAGTATTTGTGTAGTACCCATCTGTAGTATTCATGTAGTACCCATCTGTAGTATTCATGTAGTACCCATCTGTAGTATTCGTGTAGTACCCATCTGTAGTATTCATGTAGTACCCATCTGTAGTATTCATGTAGTACCCATCTGTAGTATTCATGTAGTACCCATCTGTAGTATTCGTGTAGTACCCATCTGTAGTATTCATGTAGTACCCATCTGTAGTATTCATGTAGTACCCATCTGTAGTATTCGTGTAGTACCCATCTGTAGTATTCATGTAGTACCCATCTGTAGTATTTGTGTAGTACCCATCTGTAGTATTCATGTAGTACCCATCTGTAGTATTCATGTAGTACCCATCTGTAGTATTCATGTAGTACCCATCTGTAGTATTCATGTAGTACCCATCTGTAGTTCCTATCTGTAGTTTTTATGTAGTACCTTCTGGTTGCAGAAAAATGCGTCCAACCTCTCCATACGCTGACAGAAGGTTCCTCAGGTGTTTGGGGCGGAGCCTTGGAGGAATATGGCCCAGGTAGACGATACCTGGcacacacttcctgttctcctccttcttcttctcctcctttaGCTGATcaccatcagcagcagcagctcttctCTGGTCAGTggtttcttcctcctcctccactgGGCTCTGAACGCTTGTCTTCCTCTGctcatcttcctcttctgtTCTCTGGCTGGTTGACTTCGTTTGCTTCTCTTCTTTCTCTCGCCTCTTCATCTCTCTGATCTACAAGCAGAGAAACATGTGACCTCAAGTGTCCAATCAAATCAATCAATCGTTATTTCAGCACTGCTGAGACAGTAGCTCCACCTTGTGGAAACACTGAGTTTAACTGGGAAAACATCTCATCCTGATGTTTCATGTCTTCAAACGTTTCTTTAACCTCTGACCTTCAGTGTTACTTCTACAAAATCAGGAAACAAGACAATAATGAACCTGCTGACTGAAGTCTGGACTTctagaaaacagaaataaaatcactGGAATCAGTTCTAAATGAATTGACTTTCTCAGACAACCAGGAAAACATCTTGAGGAGGAACCCAAAAGAACCCAGAGTGCCAGGAGGTTCCAGGTTACATCGTCCCTTCCCTGTGGTGTTTTCCCACAATTCCAGGGTACATCCACTGTAACATGAAATACATCATGGATCAGTTCAAGAATTGAAGCAATCAGGGAGAAATGTGTGGTTGTGGTTCTGATACAGTTGGACCAACCAGCTCTAATTTAGCAACACGTTGCCTACAGCTTGGTTAACAAGAAGTTCATCAATATCTTCAAAAAAACGATCTGAAGGTCCAGGCATCTGATCAGGTCAAGATTTAGAGTAAAACTCAGACTGAAGGAGCTTCTGCTGCCTTTAACTCTTTTTCTCAAAAATGAGAAGGAACAGCAACAAGCTTCGTCAAGGAACTAGTCTGAAATAggaacaaagcaaagcaatcAAAACCCAACCAGAGGAGAAGTAGCACCAGGTTTAAATCAAAAAGGTTAGAAAGGTTTggttggaaactaacaacctccCTTAGCACCACAGGGTGCATGGACAGTTAACTCCTTCTGACAGGAAGTCAACAAGACTTATGGAAAGCACATGTGGGCAAGTTACAACGCTCAGTCCAAAGCTGCCCCACTGACTGAGCCGTCTTCAGAACCTTTTGAAGGATCAGCTGTTCACTCAAAGGCGTGTGATTGGTCCAGTGTCCTAAAGCCAGTCCAACAAATGTTCCTCAGCAGGAAGGCTGTCCCAGGCTCCAAGCAGCCAATCATGAGGCTGTGTTGCCATACCTGAATCTGCATAGAGGAAAACTGCACCACTGCTGCCAAGGCTAGGAGCCATTAcattaacatagaaagtactcctggttcAGTCTGTCTGCTCTgtcctctcaaacccccagcagctggttctggttctgctggaggtttcttcctattaaaggggagtttttcctctccactgtcgctacatgcatgctcagtatgagggattgctgcaaagtcagtgactcgatccgatctgctgggtttccttagaaaccTTTTTACCAACTGCAATAATAAACTAGCCTTGACTGCATGTTTTCTAACTAGGACTGAACAGGAACCAGAGTGGACCGCAGGTTCAGCTACCTGGTCTGCGAAAGCGCGCTTACTCTCTCTCTCATTCAGCAAGTATCCAGTTCTTTGAAAGTCCAGGATCTGGAATTGAGCAGAGGGAGACGTGGAGTCCTGCACCAGAGACTCCAGAGGGTTCTTCTTCCCAACCTGCAAGTTTCAGAAGGAGTTCAGGAACGCAGGTCTTTGTGCCTTCTCTGGATCTGGATCTGGAGATGGTTCTGGAGATGGTTCTGGAGTTGGATGGcttcatcttggtggttgttggAGAGTCTGGCTGTACATTAATAAACTGCTTCCTGTTTCCTTTTAACTTGGGGCTAATGTTGGTGGCGCTGCCAAAGCCACGACTCAAACACGGCCAGAGAGATGGTGGAGGATTGTAATCTCCGTTACCAAGGAAACCACAGTGACATGTTCACTAGTATTATGGAACGCTTTGCTGCGGCCATTTTTAAACCTCTTCTTCTTGCCTTTTGACCTGGTATAAGTTGTTCCTTTGTGATTTTCTTCATGTCGTCTTTTCTTGTTGCTACTTTAACTTCCATTTTATTCAAACTTTAAAtcgttttgttttaaattgaaatgtttcttttatttatttgaatcttTGATTTTATTCAGCTTTAGAATAAAGTTGGCTCAACACGTCACATGTACCACTCTGACCCAAAGGGACCATCATGGATGCCTACAAATCCCTTATAAGGAAATTGTTCCG
This DNA window, taken from Girardinichthys multiradiatus isolate DD_20200921_A chromosome 1, DD_fGirMul_XY1, whole genome shotgun sequence, encodes the following:
- the abt1 gene encoding activator of basal transcription 1 isoform X1, encoding MKLEILLAEFRTGSVTRICENRLLMDDHLVERSGLEPLHLQIREMKRREKEEKQTKSTSQRTEEEDEQRKTSVQSPVEEEEETTDQRRAAAADGDQLKEEKKKEENRKCVPGIVYLGHIPPRLRPKHLRNLLSAYGEVGRIFLQPEDRQVRRKRKKSGSRRCDFIEGWVEFRDKRVAKRVALSLHNTPMGTRKRQRFFSDLWNIKYLHKFQWTHLSERLAYEQTVLQQRLRAEVSQVKRETNFYLNNVEKSTHLEHLRRKRQRDGQQVEEKTWDFTQRQTEEEIQKKKKKKDSITQKHLNKAHLLQLESQSNISLLAKIFNSNQSE
- the abt1 gene encoding activator of basal transcription 1 isoform X4, translating into MKRREKEEKQTKSTSQRTEEEDEQRKTSVQSPVEEEEETTDQRRAAAADGDQLKEEKKKEENRKCVPGIVYLGHIPPRLRPKHLRNLLSAYGEVGRIFLQPEDRQVRRKRKKSGSRRCDFIEGWVEFRDKRVAKRVALSLHNTPMGTRKRQRFFSDLWNIKYLHKFQWTHLSERLAYEQTVLQQRLRAEVSQVKRETNFYLNNVEKSTHLEHLRRKRQRDGQQVEEKTWDFTQRQTEEEIQKKKKKKDSITQKHLNKAHLLQLESQSNISLLAKIFNSNQSE
- the abt1 gene encoding activator of basal transcription 1 isoform X3, whose protein sequence is MDDHLVERSGLEPLHLQIREMKRREKEEKQTKSTSQRTEEEDEQRKTSVQSPVEEEEETTDQRRAAAADGDQLKEEKKKEENRKCVPGIVYLGHIPPRLRPKHLRNLLSAYGEVGRIFLQPEDRQVRRKRKKSGSRRCDFIEGWVEFRDKRVAKRVALSLHNTPMGTRKRQRFFSDLWNIKYLHKFQWTHLSERLAYEQTVLQQRLRAEVSQVKRETNFYLNNVEKSTHLEHLRRKRQRDGQQVEEKTWDFTQRQTEEEIQKKKKKKDSITQKHLNKAHLLQLESQSNISLLAKIFNSNQSE
- the abt1 gene encoding activator of basal transcription 1 isoform X2, which gives rise to MKRKLTSTNETGNPSGRSGAPSQIREMKRREKEEKQTKSTSQRTEEEDEQRKTSVQSPVEEEEETTDQRRAAAADGDQLKEEKKKEENRKCVPGIVYLGHIPPRLRPKHLRNLLSAYGEVGRIFLQPEDRQVRRKRKKSGSRRCDFIEGWVEFRDKRVAKRVALSLHNTPMGTRKRQRFFSDLWNIKYLHKFQWTHLSERLAYEQTVLQQRLRAEVSQVKRETNFYLNNVEKSTHLEHLRRKRQRDGQQVEEKTWDFTQRQTEEEIQKKKKKKDSITQKHLNKAHLLQLESQSNISLLAKIFNSNQSE